The proteins below are encoded in one region of Chiloscyllium plagiosum isolate BGI_BamShark_2017 unplaced genomic scaffold, ASM401019v2 scaf_5285, whole genome shotgun sequence:
- the LOC122548079 gene encoding pyruvate kinase PKM-like, producing MSFRTAQLVSKYRPRAPIVAVTRNEQVARQAHLYRGIFPVLYLKKVHQVWSEDVDQRVSFAMDIAKARGFVHVGDMVIVLTGWRSGAGATNIMRVMPVH from the exons ATGTCTTTCAGGACGGCACAGCTGGTGTCAAAATACCGTCCCCGAGCTCCCATCGTCGCGGTGACTCGGAATGAGCAGGTCGCTCGTCAGGCTCACCTCTATCGGGGCATCTTCCCAGTGCTCTACCTCAAGAAGGTTCATCAGGTCTGGTCTGAGGATGTGGATCAGAGAGTTAGCTTCGCCATGGACATAG CTAAAGCCCGTGGGTTTGTCCACGTTGGGGACATGGTCATCGTGCTGACAGGCTGGCGCTCTGGAGCAGGCGCCACCAACATCATGAGGGTGATGCCCGTTCACTGA